A stretch of the Comamonas testosteroni TK102 genome encodes the following:
- the murA gene encoding UDP-N-acetylglucosamine 1-carboxyvinyltransferase: MDKLKIHGGRPLKGEVIISGAKNAALPEMCAALLTAEPVHLHNVPRLHDVATMRKLLANMGVQTETHGERGGMSFVAPDSLTPEAPYELVKTMRASVLALGPLLARFGHAKVSLPGGCAIGSRPVDQHIKGLQAMGAIITVENGYMQASLPEGRKRLKGARITTDMVTVTGTENFLMAAALAEGETVLENAAMEPEITDLAEMLIKMGARITGHGTSHIVIQGVDKLHGCEHQVVADRIEAGTFLCAVAATSGEALLHHARADHLGAVIDKLKDAGVSVDCVDGGLKVASSGKLKAQGFRTTEYPGFPTDMQAQFMALNLVAEGTSMVTETIFENRFMHVNEMVRLGARITTDGRVATIEGGKRLSGATVMATDLRASASLVIAGLVAEGETIVDRIYHLDRGYDRMEDKLRALGADIERISA; the protein is encoded by the coding sequence ATGGACAAACTCAAGATCCACGGTGGTCGTCCCCTCAAGGGCGAAGTGATCATTTCCGGCGCCAAAAACGCCGCTCTGCCTGAAATGTGTGCCGCACTGCTCACCGCCGAGCCCGTGCATCTGCACAATGTGCCGCGTCTGCATGATGTGGCCACCATGCGCAAGCTGCTGGCCAACATGGGCGTGCAGACCGAGACCCATGGCGAACGCGGCGGCATGAGCTTTGTGGCTCCCGACAGCCTGACGCCTGAAGCGCCTTACGAGCTGGTCAAGACCATGCGCGCCTCGGTACTGGCCCTGGGCCCGTTGCTGGCCCGCTTCGGCCATGCCAAGGTGTCGCTGCCTGGCGGTTGCGCGATCGGCTCTCGCCCCGTGGATCAGCACATCAAGGGCCTGCAGGCCATGGGTGCCATCATCACCGTGGAAAACGGCTATATGCAGGCCAGCCTGCCCGAGGGCCGCAAGCGTCTGAAGGGCGCACGCATCACCACCGACATGGTGACCGTGACCGGTACCGAGAACTTCCTGATGGCCGCTGCGCTGGCCGAAGGCGAGACGGTGCTGGAAAATGCCGCCATGGAGCCCGAAATCACCGATCTGGCCGAGATGCTGATCAAGATGGGGGCCCGGATCACCGGCCACGGCACCAGCCATATCGTGATTCAGGGCGTGGACAAGCTGCATGGCTGCGAGCACCAGGTGGTGGCCGACCGTATCGAGGCCGGTACCTTCCTCTGTGCCGTGGCGGCCACCAGCGGAGAAGCCTTGCTGCACCACGCACGCGCCGATCATCTGGGCGCCGTGATCGACAAGCTCAAGGATGCGGGCGTGAGCGTGGACTGCGTGGACGGCGGCCTGAAGGTGGCGTCCTCCGGCAAGCTCAAGGCGCAGGGCTTTCGCACCACCGAATATCCGGGCTTTCCCACCGATATGCAGGCCCAGTTCATGGCGCTGAATCTGGTGGCCGAAGGCACCAGCATGGTGACCGAGACCATCTTCGAGAACCGCTTCATGCATGTCAACGAGATGGTGCGCCTGGGCGCGCGCATCACCACCGATGGCCGCGTGGCGACCATCGAAGGCGGCAAGCGCCTGTCCGGCGCCACCGTGATGGCGACCGATCTGCGCGCTTCGGCCAGCCTGGTGATTGCCGGTCTGGTGGCCGAGGGCGAGACCATCGTCGATCGCATCTACCACCTGGATCGTGGCTACGACCGCA